One Penaeus chinensis breed Huanghai No. 1 chromosome 12, ASM1920278v2, whole genome shotgun sequence DNA segment encodes these proteins:
- the LOC125030903 gene encoding collagen alpha-1(I) chain-like isoform X1, whose translation MWRLPDPVRRPPLAAAASLLLLAAAALAEPEPEAKPQEYNYDNYDYDYYNYGEYEYGPDESYDPYEAEATPDPYATPAPYDPYPEEEEPYDPYATPAPYDPYDPYATPSPYDPYGRDPYEQTEPPTTTTTTTTTTTTTTTTPPPPPPPPTTPRRDLDYERRASRPRRPKGQRPDRRPTEEEPTEIVGPTQPDPNRGSVGASGSPGERGPTGSPGNPGIPGDPGPPGPMPDITPWISQLSQSQGGEKGPSLTYEMQAQVGPIGPRGPAGNPGPAGPQGFQGMRGEPGDPGPSGSTGPPGPRGLPGIPGKDGENGEDGAAGPPGAVGPPGPRGLPGMPGLPGVKGHRGFPGLDGAKGEQGSSGDKGASGPPGQPGPIGPMGAAGPRGERGREGPPGPPGLRGIDGIAGPPGPPGGPGKPGPPGFPGSAGAKGDQGVQGPKGSQGLQGPRGEGGKPGIPGEAGPQGPSGKDGLTGEKGAPGTQGDAGPPGFPGARGPPGLPGSPGVPGAKGERGLTGERGFKGEFGMKGEGGTPGPRGLPGPPGSPGKRGKRGMVGPAGGMGPQGERGPPGGRGLPGADGPPGPKGQSGDAGPPGNLGQKGREGNPGPSGMPGRRGLRGPGGLSGPPGKTGRPGERGAPGADGKPGDQGPQGIQGLPGPMGMPGAQGQIGETGKEGSPGETGPTGPRGDPGKDGSAGPIGQPGPTGPAGERGPPGPPGARGFQGLPGAPGSDGTAGKDGEAGLQGPRGLPGGPGLRGTRGFPGERGAQGPPGENGARGESGLPGPDGPAGPPGPSGQKGHAGPSGLVGLPGGRGPVGLPGEKGERGGLGRAGPEGPPGRQGDQGPQGVMGPPGPPGEPAEKGDPGPPGPPGEAGANGMMGERGPQGQQGIQGFPGPLGPPGVGGPKGQRGLPGQKGSQGNPGPVGQPGSTGSQGLPGLNGAKGQRGESGQRGEPGLMGPPGRPGTAGTPGSSGEPGPAGLAGNPGIKGSPGDSGRPGLPGPSGQPGAPGPEGPKGESGPQGRIGLVGKPGPPGPSGERGLPGLPGPPGPPGLRGQTGARGEPGAEGKRGAEGPVGPPGLTGPPGAIGPTGDTGSPGSDGKPGPPGISGRTGDKGPPGSPGQTGSPGPSGLPGPPGPAGPIGPTGERGDRGETGPQGMEGPAGPRGKPGAPGVQGEKGDTGATGPKGAKGHRGLIGLQGLPGPSGPSGDKGVPGVAGPPGPSGEPGPKGPPGRDGGIGLQGIMGPPGPRGPSGEDGSSGAPGPPGPAGPPGPPGESMGYDAATLAAILNRDQTKGPDPLQGDDSEIPARLFGKEITDDERRELITKAYEQLKTSFKKYLKPEGTKESPAKTCRDLAYAHPELPSGEYFIDPNEGDVKDAIVVHCDMEEKASCVLPKPGMTEEFNWRGRSRGLTWLGEEISPGFEFTYKADNNQLSFLQLLSSSASQEITYHCKNSIAVFDASKRSFRNALRLMTTSDTELNARGNNKFRYRVVEDGCKTKSSSWSATKIRYRTDKPQRLPFVDIGLRDVGEEGQSFKIEVGPVCYS comes from the exons ATGTGGCGGCTCCCCGACCCCGTGAGGCGGCCCCCGCTGGCCGCCGCGGCCTCCTTGCTCCTGCTGGCTGCCGCAGCTCTCGCAGAACCGGAACCTGAAGCCAAACCCCAGGAATACAACTACGACAACTACG attacgattattataattacggcGAATATGAATATGGACCCGATGAATCATATGACCCTTATGAGGCGGAGGCGACACCCGACCCCTATGCCACGCCGGCCCCGTATGACCCCTACCCTGAGGAGGAGGAACCTTACGATCCTTACGCCACGCCGGCGCCCTATGACCCCTACGACCCCTATGCCACACCGTCGCCGTATGACCCATACGGGCGCGATCCCTATGAACAAACTGAACCCccaaccactaccactaccacgaccactaccaccacaaccactacaaccacacctccgcctccgcctccgccaccGACAACGCCGAGACGGGATCTGGATTACGAGAGAAGAGCGTCCCGGCCGCGACGGCCAAAGGGCCAGCGCCCAGATCGCCGGCCGACGGAAG AAGAACCAACGGAAATCGTGGGCCCA ACTCAGCCAGACCCCAACAGAGGCTCGGTAGGCGCTTCAGGATCTCCAGGTGAACGAGGTCCTACTGGAAGTCCGGGCAACCCTGGCATTCCCGGCGACCCTGGCCCTCCTGGACCCATGCCCGAC ATCACACCATGGATATCCCAGCTCTCGCAGTCACAAGGCGGAGAGAAAGGACCATCCCTTACCTATGAAATGCAGGCTCAAGTCGGTCCCATCGGCCCAAGAGGTCCCGCAG GTAACCCCGGTCCCGCCGGTCCTCAGGGTTTCCAGGGTATGCGAGGCGAACCAGGTGATCCCGGACCTTCCGGCTCAACCGGTCCACCTGGTCCACGCGGTCTCCCTGGTATTCCTGGAAAAGAC GGAGAGAACGGCGAGGATGGAGCTGCAGGTCCCCCAGGCGCTGTTGGCCCCCCTGGGCCTCGCGGTCTCCCCGGAATGCCAGGCCTTCCTGGCGTGAAGGGCCACCGTGGCTTCCCTGGTCTCGACGGCGCCAAGGGTGAACAGGGATCGTCTGGAGACAAGGGAGCCTCCGGTCCTCCTGGACAGCCTGGTCCTATCGGCCCCATG GGTGCTGCTGGTCCTCGTGGCGAGCGTGGTCGAGAAGGTCCCCCCGGACCTCCTGGTCTGCGTGGTATTGATGGCATTGCAGGTCCCCCAGGTCCCCCTGGTGGCCCCGGTAAGCCCGGTCCCCCCGGTTTCCCTGGTAGCGCTGGCGCCAAGGGTGACCAGGGTGTACAAGGCCCCAAGGGATCACAAGGTCTTCAAGGTCCACGAG GCGAGGGTGGCAAACCCGGCATCCCCGGAGAGGCAGGCCCTCAGGGACCCTCGGGCAAAGACGGACTTACCGGAGAAAAGGGAGCTCCTGGAACCCAAGGAGATGCTGGTCCCCCCGGTTTCCCCGGAGCTCGAGGTCCCCCTGGCCTTCCTGGCAGTCCTGGTGTTCCTGGCGCCAAGGGCGAAAGG GGTCTGACCGGCGAACGAGGCTTCAAGGGAGAGTTCGGcatgaagggtgagggaggaaccCCAGGCCCCCGAGGCCTCCCCGGCCCCCCCGGATCCCCCGGCAAGAGGGGCAAGAGAGGCATGGTCGGTCCTGCTGGAGGCATGGGCCCTCAGGGAGAACGAGGTCCCCCTGGAGGTCGAGGTCTCCCAGGAGCTGACGGACCCCCTGGACCCAAGG GCCAAAGTGGCGACGCCGGACCCCCCGGAAACCTTGGACAGAAGGGTCGCGAAGGAAACCCTGGTCCTTCTGGTATGCCTGGTAGACGCGGTCTGCGAGGCCCTGGAGGACTTTCAGGTCCCCCTGGCAAGACAGGTCGACCCGGCGAGCGAGGTGCCCCCGGCGCTGACGGTAAACCAGGCGACCAAGGACCCCAGGGCATTCAGGGTCTCCCAGGCCCTATGGGAATGCCAGGAGCACAAGGACAGATT GGCGAAACAGGAAAGGAAGGCTCCCCTGGAGAAACCGGTCCCACCGGCCCTCGAGGTGACCCTGGCAAGGACGGATCAGCTGGACCCATCGGCCAGCCTGGACCCACCGGTCCTGCCGGCGAGCGCGGTCCTCCTGGTCCCCCTGGCGCCCGTGGATTCCAAGGCCTTCCTGGTGCCCCTGGAAGTGACGGCACGGCCGGTAAGGACGGAGAGGCGGGTCTGCAAGGGCCTCGTGGTCTTCCTGGCGGCCCTGGCTTGCGCGGTACTCGAGGCTTCCCAGGAGAGCGAGGAGCTCAAGGTCCACCCGGAGAGAATGGAGCCCGAGGCGAATCTGGTCTTCCTGGCCCCGACGGACCAGCAGGTCCTCCAGGTCCATCTGGCCAAAAGGGTCATGCCGGTCCATCTGGTCTTGTT GGTCTTCCTGGTGGTCGCGGTCCAGTTGGTCTGcccggagagaaaggagagaggggaggcctTGGAAGAGCCGGTCCTGAAGGTCCCCCAGGTCGTCAAGGTGACCAAGGTCCTCAGGGTGTCATGGGTCCCCCAGGTCCACCTGGAGAGCCAGCAGAAAAGGGAGATCCTGGTCCACCAGGTCCTCCTGGCGAGGCTGGTGCAAATGGCATGATGGGCGAGAGAGGTCCTCAGGGCCAACAGGGTATCCAGGGCTTCCCAGGTCCTCTTGGACCTCCTGGCGTTGGAGGACCGAAGGGCCAGCGTGGTCTTCCCGGACAGAAGGGATCGCAAGGAAATCCTGGACCAGTGGGCCAGCCCGGCTCCACCGGTTCCCAGGGTCTGCCCGGCCTCAACGGTGCCAAGGGACAACGCGGAGAGAGCGGTCAACGAGGCGAACCTGGTCTCATGGGTCCACCTGGGCGACCTGGCACCGCCGGTACTCCT GGATCTTCAGGAGAACCAGGTCCAGCTGGTCTGGCTGGCAACCCTGGCATCAAGGGCTCACCTGGAGACTCAGGACGCCCTGGTCTTCCAGGTCCATCAGGTCAGCCTGGTGCCCCTGGACCCGAGGGTCCCAAGGGTGAGTCCGGTCCCCAGGGCCGAATTGGTCTTGTTGGAAAGCCTGGTCCTCCTGGACCTTCAGGAGAACGTGGCCTTCCTGGTCTACCTGGCCCACCTGGCCCACCTGGTCTCCGTGGACAAACCGGCGCTCGG GGAGAGCCTGGTGCAGAAGGAAAGCGTGGCGCTGAAGGTCCCGTCGGCCCACCTGGTCTCACTGGTCCCCCCGGTGCCATTGGCCCAACCGGCGACACTGGCTCTCCTGGTTCAGATGGCAAGCCCGGACCGCCCGGTATTTCTGGACGCACAGGTGACAAAGGACCCCCCGGATCCCCTGGACAGACTGGCAGCCCTGGACCGAGTGGCCTACCT GGACCTCCTGGCCCGGCCGGACCTATTGGCCCAACGGGAGAACGAGGAGACCGCGGAGAAACTGGACCTCAGGGTATGGAGGGACCTGCTGGCCCTCGGGGCAAGCCTGGCGCACCTGGCGTTCAGGGCGAGAAGGGAGACACTGGTGCAACAGGACCGAAGGGAGCCAAGGGTCACCGTGGTCTTATTGGTCTCCAGGGTCTGCCTGGTCCATCTGGTCCTTCCGGTGACAAAGGTGTTCCTGGTGTTGCTGGTCCCCCTGGTCCCTCTGGTGAGCCTGGTCCCAAAGGTCCACCTGGACGCGATGGAGGCATTGGTCTCCAGGGTATCATGGGTCCCCCCGGTCCCCGTGGTCCTTCTGGCGAAGACGGATCTTCAGGTGCCCCAGGTCCTCCTGGTCCTGCTGGTCCCCCTGGTCCTCCTGGTGAATCCATGGGTTATGACGCAGCCACTTTGGCGGCCATCCTCAACCGGGACCAGACCAAGGGACCTGACCCGCTGCAGGGAGATGACTCCGAAATCCCGGCCCGCCTCTTCGGCAAGGAGATCACGGACGACGAGCGCCGCGAATTGATCACCAAGGCCTACGAACAGCTCAAGACCTCCTTCAAGAAGTACCTGAAACCGGAAGGCACCAAGGAGTCTCCTGCAAAGACCTGCCGCGATCTCGCATATGCTCATCCAGAGCTACCAAGTG GCGAATACTTTATCGATCCTAATGAGGGTGACGTCAAGGACGCCATTGTGGTGCACTGCGACATGGAAGAAAAGGCATCGTGCGTGCTGCCCAAGCCTGGCATGACGGAAGAGTTCAACTGGCGCGGCAGAAGTCGAGGCCTCACCTGGCTTGGAGAAGAGATCAGCCCAGGCTTCGAG
- the LOC125030903 gene encoding collagen alpha-1(I) chain-like isoform X2 has product MWRLPDPVRRPPLAAAASLLLLAAAALAEPEPEAKPQEYNYDNYENYDYYDYNYENGEEPPATRECEFDGRTYADGESFDPDDCTRCTCAAGEVSCEQTPCDDNCAGVLCPEIECENQYIPLGQCCPVCPEEPTEIVGPTQPDPNRGSVGASGSPGERGPTGSPGNPGIPGDPGPPGPMPDITPWISQLSQSQGGEKGPSLTYEMQAQVGPIGPRGPAGNPGPAGPQGFQGMRGEPGDPGPSGSTGPPGPRGLPGIPGKDGENGEDGAAGPPGAVGPPGPRGLPGMPGLPGVKGHRGFPGLDGAKGEQGSSGDKGASGPPGQPGPIGPMGAAGPRGERGREGPPGPPGLRGIDGIAGPPGPPGGPGKPGPPGFPGSAGAKGDQGVQGPKGSQGLQGPRGEGGKPGIPGEAGPQGPSGKDGLTGEKGAPGTQGDAGPPGFPGARGPPGLPGSPGVPGAKGERGLTGERGFKGEFGMKGEGGTPGPRGLPGPPGSPGKRGKRGMVGPAGGMGPQGERGPPGGRGLPGADGPPGPKGQSGDAGPPGNLGQKGREGNPGPSGMPGRRGLRGPGGLSGPPGKTGRPGERGAPGADGKPGDQGPQGIQGLPGPMGMPGAQGQIGETGKEGSPGETGPTGPRGDPGKDGSAGPIGQPGPTGPAGERGPPGPPGARGFQGLPGAPGSDGTAGKDGEAGLQGPRGLPGGPGLRGTRGFPGERGAQGPPGENGARGESGLPGPDGPAGPPGPSGQKGHAGPSGLVGLPGGRGPVGLPGEKGERGGLGRAGPEGPPGRQGDQGPQGVMGPPGPPGEPAEKGDPGPPGPPGEAGANGMMGERGPQGQQGIQGFPGPLGPPGVGGPKGQRGLPGQKGSQGNPGPVGQPGSTGSQGLPGLNGAKGQRGESGQRGEPGLMGPPGRPGTAGTPGSSGEPGPAGLAGNPGIKGSPGDSGRPGLPGPSGQPGAPGPEGPKGESGPQGRIGLVGKPGPPGPSGERGLPGLPGPPGPPGLRGQTGARGEPGAEGKRGAEGPVGPPGLTGPPGAIGPTGDTGSPGSDGKPGPPGISGRTGDKGPPGSPGQTGSPGPSGLPGPPGPAGPIGPTGERGDRGETGPQGMEGPAGPRGKPGAPGVQGEKGDTGATGPKGAKGHRGLIGLQGLPGPSGPSGDKGVPGVAGPPGPSGEPGPKGPPGRDGGIGLQGIMGPPGPRGPSGEDGSSGAPGPPGPAGPPGPPGESMGYDAATLAAILNRDQTKGPDPLQGDDSEIPARLFGKEITDDERRELITKAYEQLKTSFKKYLKPEGTKESPAKTCRDLAYAHPELPSGEYFIDPNEGDVKDAIVVHCDMEEKASCVLPKPGMTEEFNWRGRSRGLTWLGEEISPGFEFTYKADNNQLSFLQLLSSSASQEITYHCKNSIAVFDASKRSFRNALRLMTTSDTELNARGNNKFRYRVVEDGCKTKSSSWSATKIRYRTDKPQRLPFVDIGLRDVGEEGQSFKIEVGPVCYS; this is encoded by the exons ATGTGGCGGCTCCCCGACCCCGTGAGGCGGCCCCCGCTGGCCGCCGCGGCCTCCTTGCTCCTGCTGGCTGCCGCAGCTCTCGCAGAACCGGAACCTGAAGCCAAACCCCAGGAATACAACTACGACAACTACG AGAATTATGATTACTACGACTACAACTACGAGAATGGAGAGGAACCGCCCGCCACTAGGGAGTGCGAGTTCGATGGGAGGACATACGCCGATGGCGAGTCCTTTGACCCAGACGACTGCACCCGCTGCACATGCGCGGCGGGTGAGGTCAGTTGCGAACAGACCCCCTGCGACGACAACTGCGCTGGCGTCCTGTGCCCCGAGATTGAGTGCGAGAACCAATATATCCCCCTGGGCCAGTGCTGCCCGGTGTGCCCAG AAGAACCAACGGAAATCGTGGGCCCA ACTCAGCCAGACCCCAACAGAGGCTCGGTAGGCGCTTCAGGATCTCCAGGTGAACGAGGTCCTACTGGAAGTCCGGGCAACCCTGGCATTCCCGGCGACCCTGGCCCTCCTGGACCCATGCCCGAC ATCACACCATGGATATCCCAGCTCTCGCAGTCACAAGGCGGAGAGAAAGGACCATCCCTTACCTATGAAATGCAGGCTCAAGTCGGTCCCATCGGCCCAAGAGGTCCCGCAG GTAACCCCGGTCCCGCCGGTCCTCAGGGTTTCCAGGGTATGCGAGGCGAACCAGGTGATCCCGGACCTTCCGGCTCAACCGGTCCACCTGGTCCACGCGGTCTCCCTGGTATTCCTGGAAAAGAC GGAGAGAACGGCGAGGATGGAGCTGCAGGTCCCCCAGGCGCTGTTGGCCCCCCTGGGCCTCGCGGTCTCCCCGGAATGCCAGGCCTTCCTGGCGTGAAGGGCCACCGTGGCTTCCCTGGTCTCGACGGCGCCAAGGGTGAACAGGGATCGTCTGGAGACAAGGGAGCCTCCGGTCCTCCTGGACAGCCTGGTCCTATCGGCCCCATG GGTGCTGCTGGTCCTCGTGGCGAGCGTGGTCGAGAAGGTCCCCCCGGACCTCCTGGTCTGCGTGGTATTGATGGCATTGCAGGTCCCCCAGGTCCCCCTGGTGGCCCCGGTAAGCCCGGTCCCCCCGGTTTCCCTGGTAGCGCTGGCGCCAAGGGTGACCAGGGTGTACAAGGCCCCAAGGGATCACAAGGTCTTCAAGGTCCACGAG GCGAGGGTGGCAAACCCGGCATCCCCGGAGAGGCAGGCCCTCAGGGACCCTCGGGCAAAGACGGACTTACCGGAGAAAAGGGAGCTCCTGGAACCCAAGGAGATGCTGGTCCCCCCGGTTTCCCCGGAGCTCGAGGTCCCCCTGGCCTTCCTGGCAGTCCTGGTGTTCCTGGCGCCAAGGGCGAAAGG GGTCTGACCGGCGAACGAGGCTTCAAGGGAGAGTTCGGcatgaagggtgagggaggaaccCCAGGCCCCCGAGGCCTCCCCGGCCCCCCCGGATCCCCCGGCAAGAGGGGCAAGAGAGGCATGGTCGGTCCTGCTGGAGGCATGGGCCCTCAGGGAGAACGAGGTCCCCCTGGAGGTCGAGGTCTCCCAGGAGCTGACGGACCCCCTGGACCCAAGG GCCAAAGTGGCGACGCCGGACCCCCCGGAAACCTTGGACAGAAGGGTCGCGAAGGAAACCCTGGTCCTTCTGGTATGCCTGGTAGACGCGGTCTGCGAGGCCCTGGAGGACTTTCAGGTCCCCCTGGCAAGACAGGTCGACCCGGCGAGCGAGGTGCCCCCGGCGCTGACGGTAAACCAGGCGACCAAGGACCCCAGGGCATTCAGGGTCTCCCAGGCCCTATGGGAATGCCAGGAGCACAAGGACAGATT GGCGAAACAGGAAAGGAAGGCTCCCCTGGAGAAACCGGTCCCACCGGCCCTCGAGGTGACCCTGGCAAGGACGGATCAGCTGGACCCATCGGCCAGCCTGGACCCACCGGTCCTGCCGGCGAGCGCGGTCCTCCTGGTCCCCCTGGCGCCCGTGGATTCCAAGGCCTTCCTGGTGCCCCTGGAAGTGACGGCACGGCCGGTAAGGACGGAGAGGCGGGTCTGCAAGGGCCTCGTGGTCTTCCTGGCGGCCCTGGCTTGCGCGGTACTCGAGGCTTCCCAGGAGAGCGAGGAGCTCAAGGTCCACCCGGAGAGAATGGAGCCCGAGGCGAATCTGGTCTTCCTGGCCCCGACGGACCAGCAGGTCCTCCAGGTCCATCTGGCCAAAAGGGTCATGCCGGTCCATCTGGTCTTGTT GGTCTTCCTGGTGGTCGCGGTCCAGTTGGTCTGcccggagagaaaggagagaggggaggcctTGGAAGAGCCGGTCCTGAAGGTCCCCCAGGTCGTCAAGGTGACCAAGGTCCTCAGGGTGTCATGGGTCCCCCAGGTCCACCTGGAGAGCCAGCAGAAAAGGGAGATCCTGGTCCACCAGGTCCTCCTGGCGAGGCTGGTGCAAATGGCATGATGGGCGAGAGAGGTCCTCAGGGCCAACAGGGTATCCAGGGCTTCCCAGGTCCTCTTGGACCTCCTGGCGTTGGAGGACCGAAGGGCCAGCGTGGTCTTCCCGGACAGAAGGGATCGCAAGGAAATCCTGGACCAGTGGGCCAGCCCGGCTCCACCGGTTCCCAGGGTCTGCCCGGCCTCAACGGTGCCAAGGGACAACGCGGAGAGAGCGGTCAACGAGGCGAACCTGGTCTCATGGGTCCACCTGGGCGACCTGGCACCGCCGGTACTCCT GGATCTTCAGGAGAACCAGGTCCAGCTGGTCTGGCTGGCAACCCTGGCATCAAGGGCTCACCTGGAGACTCAGGACGCCCTGGTCTTCCAGGTCCATCAGGTCAGCCTGGTGCCCCTGGACCCGAGGGTCCCAAGGGTGAGTCCGGTCCCCAGGGCCGAATTGGTCTTGTTGGAAAGCCTGGTCCTCCTGGACCTTCAGGAGAACGTGGCCTTCCTGGTCTACCTGGCCCACCTGGCCCACCTGGTCTCCGTGGACAAACCGGCGCTCGG GGAGAGCCTGGTGCAGAAGGAAAGCGTGGCGCTGAAGGTCCCGTCGGCCCACCTGGTCTCACTGGTCCCCCCGGTGCCATTGGCCCAACCGGCGACACTGGCTCTCCTGGTTCAGATGGCAAGCCCGGACCGCCCGGTATTTCTGGACGCACAGGTGACAAAGGACCCCCCGGATCCCCTGGACAGACTGGCAGCCCTGGACCGAGTGGCCTACCT GGACCTCCTGGCCCGGCCGGACCTATTGGCCCAACGGGAGAACGAGGAGACCGCGGAGAAACTGGACCTCAGGGTATGGAGGGACCTGCTGGCCCTCGGGGCAAGCCTGGCGCACCTGGCGTTCAGGGCGAGAAGGGAGACACTGGTGCAACAGGACCGAAGGGAGCCAAGGGTCACCGTGGTCTTATTGGTCTCCAGGGTCTGCCTGGTCCATCTGGTCCTTCCGGTGACAAAGGTGTTCCTGGTGTTGCTGGTCCCCCTGGTCCCTCTGGTGAGCCTGGTCCCAAAGGTCCACCTGGACGCGATGGAGGCATTGGTCTCCAGGGTATCATGGGTCCCCCCGGTCCCCGTGGTCCTTCTGGCGAAGACGGATCTTCAGGTGCCCCAGGTCCTCCTGGTCCTGCTGGTCCCCCTGGTCCTCCTGGTGAATCCATGGGTTATGACGCAGCCACTTTGGCGGCCATCCTCAACCGGGACCAGACCAAGGGACCTGACCCGCTGCAGGGAGATGACTCCGAAATCCCGGCCCGCCTCTTCGGCAAGGAGATCACGGACGACGAGCGCCGCGAATTGATCACCAAGGCCTACGAACAGCTCAAGACCTCCTTCAAGAAGTACCTGAAACCGGAAGGCACCAAGGAGTCTCCTGCAAAGACCTGCCGCGATCTCGCATATGCTCATCCAGAGCTACCAAGTG GCGAATACTTTATCGATCCTAATGAGGGTGACGTCAAGGACGCCATTGTGGTGCACTGCGACATGGAAGAAAAGGCATCGTGCGTGCTGCCCAAGCCTGGCATGACGGAAGAGTTCAACTGGCGCGGCAGAAGTCGAGGCCTCACCTGGCTTGGAGAAGAGATCAGCCCAGGCTTCGAG